One window of the Sciurus carolinensis chromosome 8, mSciCar1.2, whole genome shotgun sequence genome contains the following:
- the Kcp gene encoding kielin/chordin-like protein isoform X7, producing MASGVLRHLHLSGCEYEGQLYEEGASFLPNSNPCLQCSCLRSLVRCVPLTCPPSPCPEPVLKPGHCCPTCQAPGCTEGGSLRDHGQEWTAPGDPCRICQCLEGHIQCRQRECASLCPYPARPLPGTCCPVCDGCFLNGREHRSGEPVGSRDPCLQCHCANGSVQCEPRPCPPVPCRHPGRTPGQCCPVCDSCEYQGHQYQNQETFRLQEGGRCVRCSCQAGEVSCEEQECPVAPCGPPASGPQLCPACVLDGEEFAEGVQWVPDGQPCTSCSCQDGVPVCGAVLCPPAPCQHPTQPPGTCCPSCESCTYHGQVYANGLNFTDADSPCHACRCEDGTVRCSLVDCPPVTCARPQSGPGQCCPRCPDCILERQVFVDGESFSHPGDPCQECQCQEGQALCQPRACPRAPCAHPLPGTCCQNNCSGCAFGGKEYPNGAEFPHPSDPCRQCHCLGGNVQCLARRCPPLPCPEPVLPPGDCCPQCPAAPAGCLWPGIAVPARHQEHFSPPGHPCRRCLCLDGSVSCQRLPCPPALCAHPRQGSCCPSCDGCLYQGKEFASGERFPSPSVACHVCLCWEGSVSCEPRVCAPAQCPFPARGDCCPACDGCEYLGESYLSHQEFPDPREPCNLCTCLGGFVTCSRRPCEPLGCSHPLTLPGHCCPTCRGCFYHGVTAALGETLPDPLDPTCSLCTCQKWQCGLSQDGSMRCKKKPCPPVVCTHPSPGPCSCPVCHSCLSQGREHQDGEEFEGSSGSCERCRCQAGQVSCVRLRCPPLPCRLQVTEPGSCCPRCRGCLAHGEEHPEGSSWVPPDSPCSSCVCHEGVVTCAGVQCVSSCAQPHQGPTDCCPRCSDCVHDGRKYAPGERFQPGADPCEVCICESQPEGPPSLHCRRQQCPSLMGCPLSQLLPPDPQHCCPTCAQALSNCTEGLLGSELAPPDPCYTCKCQDLTWLCTRRDCPQLSCPLLEHYIPPGSCCPVCQECVVEASGRRVSDGESWRDPSNACIACTCQRGHVECHLEGCQALSCPHGWLKVPKPGSCCEQCQAPTQSCVHQGRQVAVGEHWAVDACTSCSCVAGTVRCQSQRCPRLSCGQDEAPALSPGSCCPRCLPRPASCMAFGDPHYRTFDGRLLHFQGSCSYVLAKDCHGGDFSVHVTNDDRGRRGVAWTQEVAVLLGDVAVQLLQGKTVTVDGHPVALPFLQEPLLYVELRGRTVILHTQPGLKVLWDGQSQVEVSVPGSYRGQTCGLCGNFNGFAQDDLQGPDRLLLPTEAAFGNSWQVPEGPGPARPCSAGREVDPCRAAGYRARREASARCGLLKSSPFHRCHAVVPPEPFFAACVYDLCACGPGSSADACLCDALEAYASHCRQAGVTPAWRGPTLCVVGCPLDRGFVFDECGPPCPRTCFNQHVPLGDLEAHCVRPCVPGCQCPAGLVEHEAHCIPPEACPPVLLTRDQPPVRGSSSLHPEPGR from the exons GAGGGCCACATCCAGTGCCGCCAGCGAGAATGTGCAAGCCTGTGCCCGTACCCTGCCCGGCCCCTCCCAGGCACCTGCTGCCCCGTGTGTGATG GCTGTTTCCTAAATGGGCGGGAGCACCGCAGCGGGGAGCCAGTGGGCTCCAGGGACCCCTGCTTGCAATGTCACTGCGCT AATGGGAGTGTCCAGTGTGAGCCTCGGCCCTGCCCGCCTGTGCCCTGCAGACACCCAGGCAGGACccctgggcagtgctgcccagtctGTGACA GCTGTGAGTACCAGGGACACCAGTATCAGAACCAGGAGACTTTCAGGCTCCAAGAGGGTGGCCGCTGTGTCCGCTGCTCCTGCCAG GCTGGTGAGGTGTCCTGTGAGGAGCAGGAGTGCCCGGTTGCTCCCTGTGGCCCGCCTGCCTCTGGCCCCCAGCTCtgcccag CCTGTGTGCTTGATGGAGAAGAGTTCGCTGAGGGGGTCCAGTGGGTGCCTGATGGTCAGCCCTGCACTTCCTGCTCCTGCCAAGATGGCGTGCCTGTGTGTGGGGCTGTGCTCTGTCCCCCAGCCCCCTGCCAGCACCCCACCCAGCCCCCTG gtaCCTGCTGCCCCAGCTGTGAGAGCTGCACCTACCATGGCCAAGTGTATGCCAATGGGCTGAACTTCACGGACGCAGACAGCCCTTGCCATGCCTGCCGCTGTGAG GATGGGACTGTGAGGTGCTCTTTGGTCGACTGCCCTCCCGTGACCTGTGCCAGGCCCCAGAGTGGACCCGGCCAGTGCTGCCCCAGGTGTCCAG ACTGCATCCTGGAGAGACAGGTGTTTGTGGATGGCGAGAGCTTCTCCCACCCTGGAGACCCCTGCCAGGAGTGCCAGTGTCAGGAAGGCCAGGCCCTCTGTCAGCCTCGAGCCTGCCCCAGGGCCCCCTGTGCCCATCCGCTGCCTGGTACCTGCTGCCAGAACAACTGCAGTG GCTGCGCCTTCGGCGGGAAGGAGTACCCCAACGGAGCAGAGTTTCCCCACCCCTCTGACCCCTGCCGTCAGTGTCACTGTCTG GGCGGCAACGTGCAGTGCCTGGCCCGCCGCTGCCCGCCGCTGCCCTGTCCAGAGCCGGTCCTGCCGCCGGGAGACTGCTGCCCGCAGTGCCCGG CCGCTCCCGCCGGCTGCCTGTGGCCCGGGATCGCCGTCCCTGCCCGCCACCAGGAACACTTCTCCCCGCCCGGCCACCCCTGCCGCCGCTGCCTCTGCCTCGACGGCTCGGTGTCCTGCCAACGTCTACCTTGCCCGCCGGCGCTCTGCGCCCATCCGCGCCAGGGATCCTGTTGCCCGTCTTGCGATG GCTGCCTGTACCAGGGGAAGGAGTTTGCCAGCGGGGAGCGCTTCCCGTCACCCAGCGTTGCTTGCCACGTGTGCCTTTGCTGGGAGGGCAGCGTCAGTTGCGAGCCCAGGGTTTGTGCCCCTGCGCAGTGCCCCTTCCCTGCCAGGGGCGACTGCTGCCCTGCCTGTGACG GCTGTGAGTACCTGGGGGAGTCCTACCTGAGCCACCAGGAGTTCCCGGATCCTCGAGAGCCCTGCAACCTGTGCACCTGCCTGGGAGGCTTTGTGACCTGCAGCCGCCGGCCCTGTGAGCCTCTGGGCTGCAGCCACCCACTCACTCTGCCGGGGCACTGCTGCCCGACCTGTCGGG GATGCTTTTACCATGGGGTCACTGCTGCCCTCGGAGAGACCCTTCCTGACCCACTTGACCCCACCTGCTCCCTCTGCACCTGCCAG AAGTGGCAGTGTGGCCTCTCCCAGGACGGTTCCATGCGCTGTAAGAAGAAGCCATGTCCCCCAGTTGTCTGCACACACCCCTCTCCAGGACCCTGCTCCTGCCCTGTTTGCCATA GCTGCCTCTCTCAAGGCCGGGAGCACCAGGACGGGGAGGAGTTTGAGGGGTCCTCGGGCAGCTGTGAGCGGTGTCGCTGTCAG GCTGGCCAGGTCAGCTGTGTGCGGCTGCGgtgcccacccctgccctgccGGCTGCAGGTCACAGAGCCAGGGAGCTGCTGCCCTCGCTGCAGAG GCTGCCTGGCCCATGGGGAGGAGCACCCTGAGGGCAGTAGCTGGGTGCCCCCCGACAGTCCCTGCTCCTCCTGCGTGTGTCACGAGGGAGTCGTCACCTGTGCTGGTGTCCAGTGTGTCAGCTCCTGCGCCCAGCCCCACCAGGGCCCCACTGACTGCTGCCCTCGTTGCTCTG ACTGTGTGCATGACGGTCGGAAGTACGCGCCTGGGGAGCGCTTCCAGCCGGGGGCGGACCCCTGTGAAGTGTGCATCTGTGAG TCACAGCCTGAGGGGCCTCCCAGCCTTCACTGTCGCCGGCAACAGTGTCCCAGCCTGATGGGCTGCCCACTCAGCCAGCTTCTGCCCCCTGACCCCCAGCACTGCTGCCCCACCTGTGCCC AGGCTCTGAGTAACTGCACAGAGGGCCTGCTGGGGTCTGAACTGGCTCCCCCAGACCCCTGCTACACCTGCAAGTGCCAG GACCTGACATGGCTGTGCACTCGCCGGGACTGCCCTCAGCTCAGCTGTCCCTTGTTGGAGCATTATATTCCCCCTGGGAGTTGCTGCCCCGTGTGCCAGG AATGTGTGGTAGAGGCCAGTGGCCGGAGAGTGTCAGATGGAGAGAGCTGGCGGGACCCCAGCAACGCCTGCATTGCTTGCACCTGCCAA CGGGGCCACGTGGAATGCCACCTCGAGGGATGCCAGGCCCTTTCCTGTCCCCATGGCTGGCTGAAGGTGCCCAAGCCTGGCAGCTGCTGTGAGCAATGCCAAG CTCCCACCCAGTCGTGTGTGCACCAGGGCCGTCAGGTGGCCGTCGGGGAGCACTGGGCCGTGGACGCTTGCACCAGCTGCTCTTGCGTGGCCGGCACGGTGCGCTGCCAGAGCCAGCGCTGTCCGCGGCTCTCTTGTGGCCAG GACGAGGCTCCTGCCCTGAGTCCCGGCAGCTGCTGCCCTCGCTGCCTGCCTCGGCCCGCTTCCTGCATGGCCTTCGGAGACCCCCACTACCGCACCTTCGACGGCCGCCTGCTGCACTTCCAGGGCAGCTGCAGCTATGTGCTGGCCAAGGACTGCCATGGCGGGGACTTTAG TGTGCATGTGACCAATGATGACCGGGGCCGGAGAGGTGTGGCCTGGACCCAAGAGGTGGCAGTGCTGTTGGGAGATGTGGCTGTGCAGCTGCTGCAAGGCAAGACAGTCACG GTGGATGGCCACCCAGTGGCCTTGCCCTTCCTGCAGGAACCCCTGCTGTACGTGGAGCTGCGGGGGCGTACTGTGATTCTGCACACCCAGCCTGGGCTCAAG GTGCTGTGGGATGGGCAGTCCCAGGTGGAGGTGAGCGTGCCAGGTTCCTACCGGGGCCAGACTTGTGGGCTTTGCGGGAACTTCAATGGCTTTGCCCAGGATGATCTGCAGGGCCCTGACAGGCTGCTCCTGCCTACAGAGGCTGCTTTTGGGAATAGCTGGCAG GTTCCAGAAGGGCCAGGGCCTGCTCGGCCCTGTTCTGCTGGCCGGGAGGTGGATCCATGCCGGGCAGCAGGTTACCGTGCCAGGCGCGAGGCCAGTGCCCGGTGCGGGCTGCTGAAGTCCTCCCCGTTCCATCGCTGCCACGCTGTGGTGCCTCCGGAGCCCTTCTTTGCTGCCTGTGTGTATGACCTTTGTGCTTGTGGCCCTGGCTCCTCAGCTGACGCCTGCCTCTGTGATGCCTTGGAAGCCTATGCCAGCCATTGTCGCCAGGCAGGGGTGACACCTGCCTGGCGGGGCCCCACACTCTGTG TGGTAGGCTGCCCCCTGGACCGTGGCTTTGTGTTCGATGAGTGTGGTCCACCCTGTCCCCGCACCTGCTTCAATCAGCATGTTCCCCTTGGAGACCTGGAAGCCCACtgcgtgaggccctgtgttcctgGCTGCCAGTGCCCTGCAGGCCTGGTGGAGCACGAGGCCCACTGTATCCCGCCTGAGGCCTGCCCCCCAGTCCTGCTCACCCGGGACCAGCCACCAGTCAGGGGCAGCTCCTCTCTCCACCCTGAGCCAGGAAGATGA